The proteins below come from a single Necator americanus strain Aroian chromosome V, whole genome shotgun sequence genomic window:
- a CDS encoding hypothetical protein (NECATOR_CHRV.G21032.T1) — protein MMSGEFTCAKKECVRASTSDGGGGGGGWGTNPEGFPRGYLGPSCPSLTDRPSEQPRNRPTARPTSNRKGVCGVKFNSQPRQYVSVLIAPRASRPPTPRRIIEAD, from the coding sequence ATGATGAGCGGGGAATTCACGTGTGCGAAGAAAGAATGCGTGAGAGCATCGACCAGCGatggaggtggtggtggtggtggttggGGAACGAACCCGGAGGGTTTTCCCCGAGGTTACCTCGGACCCTCGTGTCCGTCGTTGACCGACCGACCGAGCGAGCAACCGAGGAACCGACCGACCGCCCGACCGACCTCCAACCGCAAAGGCGTGTGCGGCGTGAAATTCAATTCGCAACCGAGACAATATGTAAGCGTGCTGATTGCCCCCCGAGCCTCACGCCCTCCAACTCCCCGTCGCATCATCGAAGCTGATTAG